From the Cervus elaphus chromosome 20, mCerEla1.1, whole genome shotgun sequence genome, one window contains:
- the LOC122677228 gene encoding protein FAM151A-like encodes MANKMGCWKWAIVGGVSVALVFTIAIIVGVSLQKRTILPGCKQNGTCRSDADMLDYLLSLGQISQRDGLLVTWYHAANSKEQMKAALRSDVMVLEVDITIEGLGTVNETGVPIMAHPPAIYSDNTLEQWLDAVLASSQKGIKLDFKSIKAVGPSLDLLRRLTEEGKVQRPVWINADILRGPNMVTSTEVNATQFLALVQEKYPKTTLSPGWTTLYLPLFPNGTYTQTMMEKMQELVGALPQKVTFPVRAVMVRAAWPQFSWLLGQSDRYSLTMWQSASDPLTVDDLLYIRDNTATHQVYYDIFEPLLSQFKQLSMNTSRKQSYYTGGSLIPALQHPGDEGLSVEWLVPDIQGNGSIATVRLPDREGMILLDVGLQKPVAGDPVPIVRTPDGRALTLESCLQQLATHPGRWGVHVHIAEPAALWPSLATLAILSTLGRLSRPVWVGATISHGSFMVPGYMTGRELLTAVAKVFPHVTVAPGWPEEVLGSGYREQLLTDMLELCQGLWQPVSFQLQAGPLGQSPAGVVAWLLAASPRATVTVEHSPGRGHYASVQAVLLAARAVEKTRVYYRLPQSYRQELQADIGRH; translated from the exons ATGGCAAACAAGATGGGGTGCTGGAAGTGGGCCATTGTCGGTGGTGTCAGTGTGGCTCTGGTGTTCACCATCGCGATAATCGTGGGTGTCTCGCTGCAGAAACGCACCATCCTGCCAG GCTGTAAACAGAATGGGACCTGCCGCTCTGATGCAGACATGCTGGACTACCTGCTGAGCTTGGGTCAGATCAGCCAAAGGGACGGCCTGCTCGTCACCTGGTACCACGCTGCCAACAGCAAGGAGCAAATGAAGGCTGCCCTCAGGA GTGACGTCATGGTCCTGGAGGTAGACATCACAATAGAAGGGCTCGGCACAGTCAACGAGACCGGAGTCCCCATCATGGCGCACCCCCCAGCCATCTACAGCGACAACACTCTGGAGCAGTGGCTGGATGCTGTGCTGGCCTCTTCCCAGAAGG GCATCAAACTAGACTTTAAGAGCATCAAGGCTGTGGGCCCCTCCCTGGACCTGCTTCGGCGGCTGACAGAGGAGGGGAAAGTTCAAAGGCCTGTGTGGATCAATGCCGACATCCTGAGGGGTCCCAACATGGTCACATCAACAGAGGTCAATGCCACACA GTTCCTGGCCTTGGTCCAGGAGAAGTATCCCAAGACAACCCTGTCTCCAGGCTGGACTACCCTGTACCTGCCCTTGTTCCCAAATGGGACATATACCCAGACCATGATGGAGAAGATGCAGGAGCTGGTGGGAGCACTGCCCCAGAAGGTGACATTCCCCGTGCGGGCTGTCATGGTCAGGGCTGCCTGGCCCCAATTCAGCTGGCTGCTTGGCCAATCTGACAG GTACAGCCTGACAATGTGGCAGTCCGCCTCGGACCCCTTGACGGTGGACGACCTCCTCTACATCCGGGACAACACCGCCACCCACCAAGTCTACTATGACATCTTTGAACCTCTCCTGTCGCAGTTTAAGCAGCTCTCCA TGAATACTTCACGGAAGCAAAGCTACTACACCGGGGGCAGCCTGATCCCTGCTCTCCAGCACCCTGGGGACGAGGGTCTGAGCGTGGAGTGGCTGGTTCCTGACATCCAGGGCAATGGAAGCATAGCAACAGTGCGGCTCCCAG ACCGAGAAGGCATGATCCTGCTGGACGTGGGCCTCCAGAAGCCTGTAGCTGGAGACCCCGTGCCCATCGTCCGCACCCCAGATGGCCGTGCCCTGACGCTGGAGTCCTGCCTGCAGCAGCTGGCCACGCACCCCGGACGCTGGGGGGTCCACGTGCACATAGCAGAGCCCGCCGCCCTATGGCCGTCCCTGGCCACGCTAGCCATCCTCTCCACCCTTGGCCGCCTGTCTAGGCCCGTGTGGGTCGGGGCCACAATCTCCCACGGGAGTTTCATGGTCCCTGGCTACATGACTGGCAGGGAGTTGCTTACAGCTGTGGCCAAGGTGTTCCCCCACGTGACAGTGGCCCCAGGCTGGCCCGAGGAAGTGCTGGGCAGTGGCTACAGGGAACAGCTGCTCACAGATATGCTGGAGCTGTGCCAGGGCCTCTGGCAACCCGTGTCCTTCCAGCTGCAGGCTGGACCTCTGGGCCAGAGCCCTGCTGGAGTCGTGGCCTGGCTGCTGGCAGCCTCCCCCCGGGCCACGGTCACGGTGGAACACAGCCCTGGCCGGGGCCACTATGCATCTGTGCAGGCAGTGCTGCTGGCAGCCAGGGCCGTGGAGAAAACCCGAGTCTACTACAGGCTACCCCAGAGCTACCGCCAAGAACTGCAGGCAGATATTGGCAGACACTGA